A single region of the Lotus japonicus ecotype B-129 chromosome 4, LjGifu_v1.2 genome encodes:
- the LOC130715384 gene encoding protein MAINTENANCE OF MERISTEMS-like, which produces MDEEEASMKEIIEVGEECMVSPSSNENPTRRITYFLKHCSQNCIQESPHPQDFHHSFPSNQINAVTKVRYNGWQKPHEEWKTWVQKMQLKYEHLWAKAGINDAIQASTYEFNRKHELILALAQRWCSKTNTFIFPWGEATVTLEDLKVFWGYSVMGVPVSSPLETSEQKEVEAELIEARRMFNSTKSKKVTHRPWVMHFMENESGVEHEAFLIYWLSRFVFPKVHETILKSVFPIAIHLARGTRVALAPAVLASIYRDLSLLNNTINNIGTSITLWAPFQVVQIWAMERFPALQRYPQTVEEQVLRRWAKCDGVKMVKDKNLKSVLDSAGDCNRFLWRPYNNSPSLKLYNEKEMWECDNPNLDYELESFDRCLRACKLVGMGCVEQYLPHRVALQFGLDQDIPGMVLDCNNDPWKSEGSFGPPPGFTSKFGRDQAGDFDKKDQLGERRDNDDSKEAKMKSPLCDINGAIDMEGEGEGARVGLGAKVVSELKATKLRISKLEKVIAELKAAKFGPKVESGAPKAKP; this is translated from the coding sequence ATGGACGAGGAGGAGGCATCCATGAAGGAAATCATCGAGGTTGGAGAAGAGTGCATGGTTTCACCATCATCCAATGAAAACCCAACTCGGAGAATAACTTATTTTCTCAAACACTGCAGCCAGAATTGCATTCAAGAGTCACCACATCCACAAGATTTTCATCATTCCTTCCCCTCCAACCAGATAAATGCTGTCACTAAAGTGAGATACAATGGTTGGCAAAAGCCACATGAGGAATGGAAAACATGGGTCCAAAAGATGCAACTCAAGTATGAACATCTGTGGGCAAAAGCTGGCATAAATGATGCAATCCAAGCTTCAACGTATGAGTTCAACAGGAAGCATGAGTTGATTCTTGCCCTTGCTCAGCGTTGGTGTTCCAAGACCAATACCTTCATCTTCCCTTGGGGAGAAGCAACCGTCACGTTGGAAGATTTAAAGGTTTTTTGGGGTTATTCTGTTATGGGAGTTCCTGTTTCTAGCCCTCTCGAGACGAGTGAGCAGAAGGAAGTAGAAGCAGAACTAATTGAGGCAAGAAGAATGTTTAATAGCACAAAATCAAAAAAAGTGACTCATAGGCCATGGGTGATGCATTTCATGGAGAATGAAAGTGGAGTGGAACACGAGGCCTTTTTGATTTATTGGTTGTCGAGGTTTGTGTTTCCAAAGGTACATGAAACTATTTTGAAGAGTGTTTTTCCAATTGCGATACATCTTGCTCGAGGGACTCGAGTAGCTCTTGCACCGGCTGTTTTAGCAAGCATTTATAGGGACTTGAGTTTGTTGAACAACACCATCAACAACATTGGCACATCCATCACTCTGTGGGCACCTTTTCAGGTTGTGCAAATATGGGCTATGGAGAGGTTTCCAGCACTGCAGCGGTATCCACAAACAGTTGAAGAACAAGTGCTAAGGCGGTGGGCTAAGTGTGATGGAGTAAAAATGGTAAAAGATAAAAACTTGAAATCTGTATTGGATTCTGCTGGAGATTGTAACAGATTTTTATGGAGACCATACAACAATTCACCATCTCTAAAGCTTTATAATGAGAAGGAAATGTGGGAATGTGATAATCCTAATTTGGATTATGAATTGGAGTCATTTGATCGTTGCTTGAGGGCGTGTAAATTGGTCGGTATGGGGTGTGTAGAGCAATACTTACCACATCGTGTTGCTTTACAATTTGGATTGGACCAGGACATTCCAGGTATGGTTTTAGATTGTAACAATGATCCTTGGAAGAGTGAAGGGTCTTTTGGCCCACCTCCTGGTTTTACTTCCAAGTTTGGAAGAGATCAAGCAGGGGATTTTGATAAAAAGGATCAGTTGGGAGAAAGAAGAGACAATGATGATAGCAAAGAAGCCAAAATGAAGAGTCCATTGTGTGATATAAATGGTGCCATTGACATGGAAGGGGAAGGGGAAGGTGCAAGAGTTGGTTTGGGAGCAAAAGTGGTTTCTGAGCTTAAAGCTACAAAATTGAGGATTTCAAAGCTTGAAAAAGTGATTGCTGAGCTTAAAGCCGCAAAATTTGGCCCAAAGGTTGAAAGTGGTGCACCCAAAGCAAAGCCATAG